The following is a genomic window from Burkholderiaceae bacterium.
CGGGTGACGCGGGGGCTGATCCGACCTATCGGTGGTTCGTGGCCGTCAGCAGTGGCTACAACAACTACAAGGCCGACGGGTACGCCAGCACCGACGGCGCACAGGCACTGTTTTTGCTGAGTGTGGACAAATCGCCATCGGCAGCCTGGGCTGAGAACACCAACTATTACAAGATGAAATTGCCAGCGCCGGCAGGCACCATCAAGGCGGCCGCGCTCACCAACCCTGGTGTCGCAACCGATGTCCAAGGCAACGCCGTGATCTTCTATGCCGGGGACACCTATGGCAATCTCTGGAAGTTCGATTTCCTGAATGGCCTGACTGCGTCCTTGGCAGCCGAGGCAATCAAGAAGAGCGGATCTGCCAAGCCGCTGGCCATATTGAAGGACAAGAACAACAAGTCACAGCCCATCACCACGATTCCGCAGGTGGCACCGGGCTTGAGCGATGGCTACATGGTGATTGTTGGTACCGGCAAATACATCGAAACCGGTGATGCAGCCACCACCGAAGGCAACAGCGTTTATGGCATTTGGGATGACCTGGGCAGTGGAGCCTCCAGTTACCAACTGGGTCGCTCCAAGTTTCTGGAGCGCAAGTTCACGGCTACGGGCGTGACCGATGGCAGCGCATCGTTTGTCTTTGGCAACGGAGGGACGACGGCCGCGCCGAAGTACCGCGGCTGGTACCTGGATTTGCCCGTTGCCGGTGAACGGGTGGTGGTGGAGCCCGATACGCGCTTCGGCTACACCGCGGTCAATTCCTTCGTGCCGCCAGCCGACTGCTCGGCCAATGGCACGGGCGCGATCATGACGTTTGACAACCTGTATGGCACCAGCCGCAGCACGCGCGACTTTCGGTCGCGACCGCTCAGCCGGCCACGCATCGTGGCGCTCGACCTTTCGGCAACCGACGCCTATACCTACACGACCCGACTGCCGACCGGGCGGCGCGACCTGACGATCTATTCCAGGCCGGTCAGCGCGGTGGGTGGAAGTGGGGCCAACGATCCGACGGTGGCGCAAGGCCCGATGGTGGCAACCAAGATCCCCGCGGGCCGGGTGGGCTGGCGCGAGATCAAGAACTTTTGATCGGACTTTGTGATGCACACCAAGCAAGCACGCGGGTTCACGCTGATCGAGGTGATGATCACGGTGGCGATCGTGGCCATTTTGGCGGCCATCGCCTATCCCTCCTATCTCGAACAGATTGCCAAGGGCAAGCGCTCGGAGTGTCGCTCGGGCGCCTTGCAGACCATGCAGCAGGAAGAGCGCTACTTCGGCCAGTACAACACCTACATCGCGGCCAGCGCGCCGCCGGCGGCGGCCAAGGTCAAGAACTTCTCGGGTGACAACGCGGCCAGCAGCGCATGCACGATCTCGGCGGTCATCTGCGACACGGGCCAGACCGTGGCTCAATGCATCGAGGCGCGCTCGACACCCAAGTACAGCGACCCGAAGGGTATTGAGTACCTCTACGTGGACAGCAACGGCGCGCGTGGCTGCTCCATCGGCGGTACGCGCACCACGACGGAGAAAGCATGCTGGTAGACCGACTTTCTTCGCGCGGCTCGAGCCGGCGCTCAAAGGGGTTCACCCTGATCGAGCTGATGGTCGTGGTGGCCATGGTGGCCATCCTGGCCACGCTGGCCGCGCCGTCCCTGCGTGAGTTTGCGGCCAACCAGGCCTTGGCGGGGGCCACGTCGGACTTGATCGGTGCGAGCATGACCGCACGCAGTGCAGCCATCAGCCGCAACGCCAGGGTGGTGCTGGAGCCCGCATCGGGTTCGGATTGGCTCAGCGGCTGGCGCATCTACATCGACAAGAATGGAGACTTCAGTTACGTTGCCGCAGACGACGAACTGATCGCCACCGGTACGCCGCTGCCTGATTCGGTGGGGATCAACGCCAGCCCCTCCAGCAATTGCACCAACAAGACGAAGTTCGCCTACGGCGCGGACGGGTTTCTCTACGTTGGCGGTGTGTATGGCAATGGCGGTATCCCGCTGAAGTCCACGGTAACCAGCCGAGATCGGTGCGTGGTGTTCGACAAGATCGGCCGCACCCGTATTTGCGGCCAGGGCGCCGACGCCTGTTAGTTCTTGCCCTGGTTGGGCAAGCGGTCACCCCGCAAGAACAACCGCTCGATGGCCTGCGCCGTGTCGTCGCGCGCCTCGGGCGCGGCGGCGTGCAGCTCGGCCATGGCGCCGTGCAGCATCTTTTGCGTCAGCCCGCGCGACAGGGCTTCCAGCACGGCCTCGACGTCCTCGCCCTTGGCCAGGCGCTTGCGGGCGCGGGCCAGTTCCAGCGCGCGCCATTGGTCGGCCTGGGCGTTGAGCTGGCGGATGAGGGGCACCGTGCCGCGGGCGGGGTCGCGCTGGTCCAGCCAGTGCATGAAGCTTTGCACGCCGGCGTCGATGATGACCTCGGCTTGCGCCACGGCGGCCTGGCGGCTGGCCTGGCCGGTTTGCACCACCTGGGCCAGGTCGTCGACGGTGTACAGGTAGACGTCGGGCAGCTGCTTGATCTCGGGCTCGATGTCGCGCGGCACGGCCAGGTCGACCATGAACATGGGGCGGTGGCGGCGCCGTTTGAGGGTGCGCTCGACGGCGCCCAGGCCGAGGATGGGCAGTTGGCTGGCGGTGCAGCTGACGACGATGTCGAACTCGTGCAGGCGCTCGGGCAGCTCGGCCAGGCGCATGACCTGGGCGCCAAAGCGGCTGGCCAGCTTTTCGCCGCGCTCGAGCGTGCGGTTGGCGATGGCGATGGACAGCGGCTGGCGCGCGGCAAAGTGGGTGGCGGCCAGCTCGATCATTTCGCCGGCGCCGACGAACAGCACGCGCGTGCGGCCCAGGTCCTCGAACAGGTTGCCCGCCAGGCGCACGGCGGCGGCGGCCATGCTGATGGAGTGGGCGCCGATCTCGGTCGAGCTGCGCACCTGCTTGGCGACGGCAAAGCTGCGCTGAAACAGCTGGCTGAGGGTGCTGCCCAGGGCGCCGGCGTCCTCGGCGGCGCGCACGGCGTCCTTCAGTTGGCCCAGGATTTGCGGCTCGCCCAGCACCATGCTGTCCAGCCCGCTGGCGACGCGAAAGGCGTGGCGCGCGGTGGCGTCGCCCTGCAGGGTGTAGGTGTGCTGGCGCAGCGCGTCGACCGGCACGTGGCCGGCCTGCGCCAGCCAGCCCAGGGTGTGGTCGGTCTGCACCTGCTCGGACGCGCAATACACCTCGGTGCGGTTGCAGGTGGACAGGATGGCGGCCTCGGGGTGGCGCAGGTGCTGCTCGCGCAGGCCCTTGAGTGCGGGCGCGATGGCGTCGAGTGCAAACGCAAAACGACCGCGCAGATCGAGCGGCGCGGTGTTGTGGTTGAGTCCCAATGCCCAGACGGCCATGCGGTCGATTATAAAATTTGATGCGGGTTCAGGTGCGGCAGCCTCGCCAGGGCTTGACTCATATCAAAACCATGGATTGGCTCGATTTCACGTGGCATGTGGCCGGCTTTGTCGCCCCGGCGCTGGTGTTGGCCCCGGCCATGGTGCTGGCCAGCCGTTTTTTGGGGCCCAAAAAGGCCAAGGCGCTTGCCTGGCCTGCCCAAGCAGCTATCAATTTCATGGTTTGCCTGGCGGTTTTGGTGGGCGGCTTGGTCTTGAGCGGGCACGACGGGCGCATGGCCACCTACGCCGCGCTGGTGCTGGCCAGTGCCGCCTGCCAGGCCTGGCTGACGCGCCGGCGCTGAGCTTGTCCCGGGTCAGGGCGACGCCGCCGGGCTGAACAGGTCCACCCGGTCGGTCACCACGCCGTCGGTGCCCAGATCGATGAGGCGCTGGGCGGCCCATTCGTCGTTGACGGTGTAGCTCAAGGCCCGCATGCCGGCGGCCTTGACCTGGGCGACGGTGCCCGCGTCCCACAGCGCGTGGTTGCAGACGATGGCCACGCAGCCCAGCTGCCGGGCGGTGTCCAGCCAGCCGTCCCACAGCGTGTCCAGCAGCAGGCCGCGCGGCAGTTGCGGCGCGGCCTGCCGGGCGCCGGCCAGCGATGCGGGCTTGAAGGAGGTCAGCAGCGGCGGCACGGCGGCGCCCTGCCACAGGCGCGCGGCCAGGGTGGCGACGGCCTGGCCGGTGGACTCTTCCAGGCCCGGGGTGGGCTTGATCTCGATGTCCAGGTGGTACCGGTTGCGCAGGCAAAAGCGGGCGATGCGCTCCAGCGTGGGCAGCGGCTCGCCGGCGTAGGCGCGCGAATGCCAGCTGCCGGCGTCCAGCTGGGCCAGCGCGCCCCAGGGCTGCTTGCCGGCGATGCCCTGGCCGTTGGTCGTGCGCTCCAGCGTGTCGTCGTGCAGCAGAAACAGCACGCCGTCGGCCGACAGCTTGGCGTCGCACTCGAACATGCGGTAGCCCTGCGCCGCGCCGTGGCGAAAGGCGGCCAGCGTGTTCTCGGGCGCCAGCTTGCCGGCGCCGCGGTGGGCGATCCAGAAGGGGTAGGGCCAGGGGGTCATGGGAGGTTGGGCGTTCAGCGTTTGGCGTTGAGCGTGGGCGGGAACGCTCAACGCCAAACGCTGAACGCTGAACCTCCCCTCAGGCTTCGATGCGCAGGCCCGTGGCGGCATCGAAGCCGTGGATGCGGTCTTCCAGCGGCAGCACGTGCAACTGCTGGCCGGGCGCCGGCGGCGCCTCGGTTTCGTTCATGCGCAAAATGGTCCAGGGGCCTTGCGGGCCGTTCAGGTGGCCGTAGATCAGGCGCTCGGCGCCCAGCATCTCCACGGTCTGCACGTGCAATTGCCAGCCGCCGGAGTCGGCCACGCGCAGGTGCTCGGGGCGGATGCCCAGCAGCACGCCTTCGCGCACGCCTTCGATGCCGGTCAGCAGGTTCATGGGCGGCGCGCCGATGAAGCCGGCCACGAAGGTGCTGGCCGGGCGGTGGTAGACCTCGTCGGGCGTGCCGAACTGCTCCATGCGGCCGGCGTTCATCACGATCATGCGCTGGGCCAGGGTCATGGCCTCGACCTGGTCGTGGGTGACGAAGAGGGACGTGATGCCCAGCTCGCGGTGCAGCTTCTCGATCTCCAGCCGGGTCTGCGCGCGCAGCTTGGCGTCCAGGTTGGACAGCGGCTCGTCGAACAGGAAAACCTGCGGCTGGCGCACGATGGCGCGCCCCATGGCCACGCGCTGGCGCTGGCCGCCCGACAGTTCGCGCGGCTTGCGTTGCAGCAGGCCGCCCAGCTCCAGGATGCCGGCGGCCTTGTCCACCCGGGCACGGATGTCGCTGGCGGGCACCTTCTTGATCTTCAGCCCATAGGCCATGTTGTCGAACACGCTCATGTGCGGGTACAGCGCGTAGTTCTGGAACACCATGGCGATGTCGCGCTCGGACGGCTCCAGGTCGTTGACCACGCGCTCGCCGATCGAGATCTCGCCTTCGGTGATCTCCTCCAGCCCCGCCACCATGCGCAGCAGGGTGGACTTGCCGCAGCCCGAGGGGCCGACGATGACGACGAACTCGCCGTCGTCGACGTGGGCGGTCACGCCGTGGATGACCTGGTTGGCCTTGGGGCCGCTGCCGTAGCGCTTGATGACGTTGTTGAATTGGATGGCGGCCATGTCTTGACGGTTTATTTCTCGGTATCCACCAGGCCCTTGACGAACCACTTCTGCATCAGGATCACCACCACCGCCGGTGGCAGCATGGCCAGGATGGCGGTGGCCATCACCACGTTCCACTCGACGTAGATCTCGCCGAAGATGGCCCGCTTGATGCCCAGCACGATGGGGTACATGTCCTCGCTGGTGGTCGCGATCAGGGGCCACAGGTACTGGTTCCAGCCGTAGATGAACTGGATCACGAACAGGGCGGCCATGCTGGTCTTGGACAGCGGCAGCAGGATATCCTTGAAAAAGCGCATCGGCCCGGCGCCGTCGATGCGCGCGGCCTCGGCCAGCTCGTCGGGCACCGTCAGGAAAAATTGGCGGAACAGGAAGGTGGCGGTGGCCGAGGCGATCAGCGGCACCGTCAGGCCAGCGTAGGTGTTGATCAGGCGCAGGTCGGCCACCACCTGGTAGGTCGGGCCGATGCGCACCTCCACCGGCAGCATCAGGGTGATGAAGATGGTCCAGAACACCAGGCCGCGGAAGGGAAAGCGGAAGTAGACGATGGCAAAGGCCGAGATGATGGAAATGGCGATCTTGCCCAGCGCGATCACCATGGCCACCACGAAGCTCACCCACAGCATGGGCCAGCCGGCCGCAATGGTGGAGCCGCTGTGGGTCTTGCCGCCCATCAGGGCCAGGCGGTAGCTCTCGACGATGTTGCCGCCCGGCACCAGCGACAGCGGGTTGCTGCCGGCGATCTGGTCGGCCGTCTGGGTGGACATGACGATGGCGATGAACACCGGAAACGCCACCACCGCCACGCCCAGGATGAGCACGGCGTGGGAGACGAAGTCCAGCACGGGGCGGCGTTCAACCATCATGATCAGTACTGGACCTTTTTCTCGACGAAGCGGAACTGAAAGACGGTGAGCAGGATCACCACCGCCATCAGCACCGCCGACTGCGCGGCCGAGCCGCCCATGTCCAGCGCCTTGAAGCCGTCGTAGTACACGCGGTAGACCAGGATGGCGGTGTCCTTGCCCGGGCCGCCGTGCGTGGCGGCGTCGACGATGGCGAAGGTGTCGAAGAAGGCGTAGATCACGTTCATCACCAGCAGGAAGAAGGTGGTGGGCGAGAGCAGCGGGAACACGATGGTCCAGAAGCGCCGCCAGGGCGTGGCGCCGTCGATGGTGGCGGCCTCGAGCACCGAGGAGGGCACCGACTGCAGGCCGGCCAGGAAGAACAGGAAGTTGTAGGAAATCTGCTTCCACACCGCGGCGATCACGATCAGCGTCATCGCGTCGCGGCTGTTCAGCAGGTGGTTCCAGTCGTAGCCCAGCGCCTGCAGCAGGTGCGAGATCACGCCCCAGGGCGAGGCGAACATCATCAGCCACAGCAGGCCGGCCACCACGGGCGCCACGGCGTAGGGCCAGATCAGCAGGGTGCGGTACACCAGGGCGCCGCGCACCACGCGGTTGGCCATCACCGCCAGCAGCAGCGCGATGCAGATGCCGAACACCGCCACCAGGATGGAGAACACGGCGGTGGTGCGTGCCGACGCCAGGTAGCTGGGGTCGTTCCACAGCTGCTCGAAGTTGGCCCAGCCGACGAACTGGCTGGAGGCGCCGAAGGCGTCTTCCTGCAGCACGCTCTGGTACAGGGTCTGCCCCGCGGGCCAGAAGAAGAACACCAGCACGATCGCCATCTGCGGGGCCACCAGCAGCCAGGGCAGCCAGGCCGACTTGAAGCGAACGCGTTTTTCCATGGGCAGCGATGGTAGCGTGAACCGAGCGGGACCCGAGGAGTGCGCCGGAAACTATGAAAACGATAGCTTATTGGGCATGATCGGCGGGGGCCAAGGCCGGATTTGGCTTGAAAACCCGGGCTGGCCGCCCGCCTGCTGCGCATCAGCCGCCGTTGGCCTTTTGGAAGCGCTCCAGCTGCTCGTTGCCGCGCTTGACGATGGCGTCCAGCGCCTCCTTGGGCGTCTTCTTGCCGGACCAGATGTTCTCGGTTTCCTCGTCGGCGATGGTGCGCACCTGCAGGAAGTTGCCGATGCGGATGCCGCGCGACTTGTCGGTGGTCTTCTTGATCATCTGCTCCACCGCCACCTCGGCGCCTGGGTTCTTCTTGTAGAAGCCGCTCTTTTCGGTCAGCTCGTAGGCGGCCTTGGTCACCGGCAGGTAGCCGGTGCGCTGGTGGCTGGCGGCGGCCACTTCGGGTTGCGACAGATAGGCCAGGAACTTGCCCACGCCCTTGTACACCTCAGGCTTCTTGCCCGACATGACCCACAGGCTGGCGCCGCCGATCACGGAGTTCTGCGGCGCGCCGGGCACGTCGGGGTAGTAGGGCAGGGTGCTGACGCCGAACTCGAACTTGGCGTTGCGCTTGAGGTTGCCCAGCAGGCCGGCCGAGAACGTGCCCATGGCGCATTCGCCCGAGACCATGGTGGCGTCGGCCGCGTTGTCGCGGCCCTTGTAGACGAACTGGCCGTTCTTGGCCATGGCTGCCAGGTTCTCGAAGTGGCGCAGGTGCAGCGGGCTGTTGACCTGCAACCGCGTGCCCAGGCCGCCGAAGCCGTTGTTGAGCGAGGAGAACAGCACGTTGTGCCAGGCCGAGAAGTTCTCCAGCTGCGTCCAGCTGATCCAGCTGGTGGTGAACGGACACTTGTGGCCGGAGGCCTTGAGCTTGCCGGCGGCCAGCGCCACCTCGGGCCAGGTCTTGGGCGGCTTGTTCGGGTCCAGGCCGGCGGCCTTGAAGGCGTCCTTGTTGTAATAGAACACCGCCGTCGAGCTGTTGAAGGGAAAGCTCAGCATCTGCCCGTTGGGTGCGGTGTAGTAGCCGGCCACGGCGGGCACGTAGGCCTTGGGGTCGAAGTTGACGTTGGCCAGCTTCATCACCTCGGCCACGGGCTTGATGGCGCCCTTGCTGTACATCATGGTGGCGGTGCCGACCTCGAACACCTGCAGGATGTCGGGCGCGTTGCCGGCGCGGAAGGCCGCGATGGCCGCCGTCATCGACTCGCCATAGCTGCCCTTGAAGGTGGGCACCACCTTGTATTCCTTCTGGCTGGCGTTGAACTGGTTGGCCAGGTCGGTCACCCATTCGCCCAGGGCGCCGCCCATGGAGTGCCACCACTGGATTTCGGTCTGCGCGTGCGCGGGCCCGGCCAGGCCGAGGGACAGGACGGCGGCGCCAGCCAGCGCCAGGGATTTGAATCGCATGAGAACTCCTCTGGAAAATTTGAAATCAGGGCGTTGCCGCCCGTGCATGCGCGGATCGCGGGCCCCATGATGCCGCGCGACTGTGACGTTTTCGCACACCGGCGGGCCTGGCGGCAAGCGGGATAACCCGTTCGGGCCCGGCCCGCCCGCCCCGCGCGCCCACAAAACAGGGAGGCCGCCAAGGATATTGCTGCGGTGCACAATGGCCGGCTTCCGTCGCGCAGCCGCCGCCGGCGCGCACCCGTTCCCTGCATTTTTCTGACTGAAACCCATGCCCAAGACCTCGCTGGACAAGAGCAAGATCAAATTTCTGTTGCTGGAGGGCATACACCCCCACGCCCAGGAGGTGCTGCGCGGCGCCGGCTATTCGCAGATCGAGCTGCTGCCCAAGGCGCTGGAAGGCGATGAGCTGAAGCACAAGCTGGCCGACGCGCACTTCGTGGGCATCCGCTCGCGCACGCAGCTGACGGCCGAGGTGCTGGCGCACGCGCCCAGGCTGGTGGCCATCGGGGCGTTCTGCATCGGCACCAACCAGATCGACCTGAAGGCCGCCAGCCAGCAGGGCATCGCGGTGTTCAACGCGCCGTACTCCAACACCCGCTCGGTGGCCGAGCTGGTGCTGGCCGAGGCCATCCTGCTGCTGCGCGGTATCCCGGCGCGCAACGCGGCGGCGCACCGCGGCGGCTGGCTCAAGAGCGCCGACGATTCGCACGAGATCCGCGGCAAGACGCTGGGCATCGTCGGCTACGGCAACATCGGCACGCAGCTGTCGGTGCTGGCCGAGGGCCTGGGCATGCGCGTGATCTTCCACGACGTGGTCACCAAGCTGCCGCTGGGCAACGCGCAGCAGGTGCGCAGCCTGCAGGAGCTGCTGCGGGCTGCCGACGTGGTCAGCCTGCACGTGCCGCAGCTGCCGTCCACGCAGTGGATGATCGGCGCCGCCGAGATCGCCGCGCTCAAGCCGGGCGCGGTGTTCATCAACGCCTCGCGCGGCACGGTGGTCGAGATCGAGCCGCTGGCCGCGGCGCTGAAGGCCGGCCGGCTGGCGGGCGCGGCCATCGACGTGTTCCCCGCCGAGCCCAAGAGCAACAAGGACGAGTTCGTCTCGCCCCTGCGCGGGCTGGACCACGTGATCCTCACGCCGCACATCGGCGGCTCCACGCTGGAGGCGCAGGCCAACATCGGCCTGGAGGTGGCCGAGAAGCTGGCCAAGTACAGCGACAACGGCAGCACCATCACCTCGGTCAACTTCCCCGAGGTGGCGCTGCCCGCGCACCCCGGCAAGCACCGCATCCTGCACGTGCACCGCAACGTGCCGGGGGTGCTCTCGGCCATCAACCGCGTGTTCTCGGACAACCACATCAACATCGCCGCCCAGCACCTGCAGACCAACGCCGACATCGGCTACGTGGTGATCGACCTGGACGCCGAATCGTCGGACGTGGCGCTGCAACACCTGGCGGACGTTCCGGGCACCATCCGCTGCCGCGTGCTGTTTTAGTGACACCCCCCTGAGTCGCTGCGCGCCTTCCCCCCTCTCTGGCGCTATCGCTTGGAGGGGGGACAACGCCAGTGGCCGGCGCAGGTCCGGCCACGGCGTTCGCTGGCATGGCCTGCTTCGCGGCCATCGGGCTCTTTCAGATTCTTGTGCTGCCGGCGGTGCCAGGTGTTCGCAGCCAATGGGGAGGGCCTGACCTAAAATCGACGGCCCACGAGTTTGTGGGCCGAATGCCATCGGCCCCGCCCCAGAGCCGCCGATGAACGCCCCGCTTGCGCCGCTTGCCACCGCGCCCCTTGCCGAGCCCGCGCGCCTGCGCGAGATTCCGTACAACTACACCAGCTTTTCCGACCGCGAGATCGTGCTGCGCCTGCTGGGCGCGCGCGCCTGGGAGCTGCTGCAGGTGCTGCGGGCCGAGCGCCACACCGGCCGCTCGGCGCGCATGCTGTACGAGGTGCTGGGCGACATCTGGGTGGTGCGGCGCAACCCCTATCTGCAGGACGACCTGCTGGACAGCCCCAAGCGCCGGCGCCTGCTGGTGCAGGCGCTGCGCCACCGCCTGGCCGAGATCGACAAGCGCCGCCACCCCGAGGATGACGCCGCCCGCGATGCGCTGGTGGGCGATCTGCTGGCCGCCGCCCGGCGCGTGGTGGACGCCTTCGACCGCTCCTTCGACAAGGTGGCCGAGCTGCGCCGGCGCGCCGCGCGCGTGCTGGGACGCCACACGCACAAGGACAACATCAAGTTCGACGGCCTGTCGCGCGTCAGCCACGTGACCGACGCCACCGACTGGCGGGTGGAGTTTCCGCTGGTGGTGCTCACGCCCGACAGCGAGGCCGAGATGGCCGCGCTGGTGGCCGGCTGCATCGAGCTGGGCCTCACCATCATTCCGCGTGGCGGCGGCACCGGCTACACCGGCGGCGCCATCGCGCTGGACTGGAAGAGCGCCGTCATCAACACCGAAAAGCTGCTGGGCATGGGCGCGGTCGAGCGCGTGCGCCTGCCCGGGCTCGACCACGAGGTGCCCACCCTCTGGACCGAGGCCGGCGTGGTGACGCAGCGCGTGGCCGACGCGGCCGAGGACGCGGGCCTGGTGTTTGCGGTGGACCCGACCAGCGCCGAGGCCAGCTGCATCGGCGGCAACATCGCCATGAACGCCGGCGGCAAGAAGGCCGTGCTGTGGGGCACGGCGCTGGACAACCTGGCCAGCTGGCGCATGGTCACGCCCGATGGCGGCTGGCTGGAGGTCACGCGCGTGGGCCACAACCTGGGCAAGATCCACGACGCCGAGCTGGCCAGCTTCGAGCTGCAGTACTTCGACGCCAGCGGCAAGACCTTGGTCAAGACCGAGCGCCTGGACATTCCCGGCGCGCAGTTTCGCAAGGCCGGCCTGGGCAAGGACGTGACCGACAAGTTCCTGGCCGGCCTGCCGGGTGTGCAAAAGGAAGGCTGCGACGGCCTGATCACCAGCGCGCGCTGGGTGCTGCACCGCATGCCCGAGCACACGCGCACCGTGTGCCTGGAGTTTTTCGGCCACGCCAAGGACGCCGTGCCCAGCATCGTCGAGATCAAGGACTTCATGTTCGCGGAGCAAAAGCGCACAGGGACCTTGCTCGCCGGCCTGGAGCACCTGGACGACCGCTACCTGCGTGCCGTGGGCTACAGCACCAAGAGCAAGCGCGGCGGCCTGCCCAAGATGGTGCTGGTGGGCGACATTGCGGGCGACGACGCGGACGCCGTGGCGCGCGCCACCAGCGAGGTGGTGCGCATCGCCAACTCGCGCGCGGGCGAGGGCTTCGTCGCCGTGGCGCCCGAGGCGCGCAAGAAATTCTGGGCCGACCGCAAGAAAACGGCTGCCATCAGCCGCCACACCAACGCCTTCAAGATCAACGAGGACGTGGTGATTCCGCTGCCGCGCATGGCCGAGTACACCGACGGCATCGAGCGCATCAACATCGAGCTCTCCCTGCGCAACAAGATCGAGCTGGCCGACGCGCTGGAGGCCTTCCTGCAAGGCGGCAAGCTGCCCCTGGGCCCGGCCAGCGCCGAGCCGCCGCCGCCCGAGCTGCTGCACGAGAAGGTGGAACTGGCGCTGGACGTGGTGCGCCAGGCGCGCACGCTGTGGCAGGGCTGGCTGCGCGACGTGGAGCTGCTGTTTCCCCAGCTGCAGGACCACAGCCTGCGCGCCAGCTGGAAGACGCAGATCCGCGCGCCGCTGCAAGGCATCTTCACCGGCAGCGACTTCGAGCCGCTGCTGGCCGCCCTGGGCGAGATCCAGCAGCGCGTGCTCAAGGGCCGCGTGTGGATCGCCCTGCACATGCACGCGGGCGACGGCAACGTGCACACCAACATTCCCGTGCACAGCGACAACTACGCCATGCTGCAGACCGCGCACCAGGCGGTGG
Proteins encoded in this region:
- a CDS encoding prepilin-type N-terminal cleavage/methylation domain-containing protein; amino-acid sequence: MHTKQARGFTLIEVMITVAIVAILAAIAYPSYLEQIAKGKRSECRSGALQTMQQEERYFGQYNTYIAASAPPAAAKVKNFSGDNAASSACTISAVICDTGQTVAQCIEARSTPKYSDPKGIEYLYVDSNGARGCSIGGTRTTTEKACW
- a CDS encoding GspH/FimT family pseudopilin yields the protein MLVDRLSSRGSSRRSKGFTLIELMVVVAMVAILATLAAPSLREFAANQALAGATSDLIGASMTARSAAISRNARVVLEPASGSDWLSGWRIYIDKNGDFSYVAADDELIATGTPLPDSVGINASPSSNCTNKTKFAYGADGFLYVGGVYGNGGIPLKSTVTSRDRCVVFDKIGRTRICGQGADAC
- a CDS encoding glutamyl-tRNA reductase; the encoded protein is MAVWALGLNHNTAPLDLRGRFAFALDAIAPALKGLREQHLRHPEAAILSTCNRTEVYCASEQVQTDHTLGWLAQAGHVPVDALRQHTYTLQGDATARHAFRVASGLDSMVLGEPQILGQLKDAVRAAEDAGALGSTLSQLFQRSFAVAKQVRSSTEIGAHSISMAAAAVRLAGNLFEDLGRTRVLFVGAGEMIELAATHFAARQPLSIAIANRTLERGEKLASRFGAQVMRLAELPERLHEFDIVVSCTASQLPILGLGAVERTLKRRRHRPMFMVDLAVPRDIEPEIKQLPDVYLYTVDDLAQVVQTGQASRQAAVAQAEVIIDAGVQSFMHWLDQRDPARGTVPLIRQLNAQADQWRALELARARKRLAKGEDVEAVLEALSRGLTQKMLHGAMAELHAAAPEARDDTAQAIERLFLRGDRLPNQGKN
- the ugpQ gene encoding glycerophosphodiester phosphodiesterase, with protein sequence MTPWPYPFWIAHRGAGKLAPENTLAAFRHGAAQGYRMFECDAKLSADGVLFLLHDDTLERTTNGQGIAGKQPWGALAQLDAGSWHSRAYAGEPLPTLERIARFCLRNRYHLDIEIKPTPGLEESTGQAVATLAARLWQGAAVPPLLTSFKPASLAGARQAAPQLPRGLLLDTLWDGWLDTARQLGCVAIVCNHALWDAGTVAQVKAAGMRALSYTVNDEWAAQRLIDLGTDGVVTDRVDLFSPAASP
- the ugpC gene encoding sn-glycerol-3-phosphate ABC transporter ATP-binding protein UgpC gives rise to the protein MAAIQFNNVIKRYGSGPKANQVIHGVTAHVDDGEFVVIVGPSGCGKSTLLRMVAGLEEITEGEISIGERVVNDLEPSERDIAMVFQNYALYPHMSVFDNMAYGLKIKKVPASDIRARVDKAAGILELGGLLQRKPRELSGGQRQRVAMGRAIVRQPQVFLFDEPLSNLDAKLRAQTRLEIEKLHRELGITSLFVTHDQVEAMTLAQRMIVMNAGRMEQFGTPDEVYHRPASTFVAGFIGAPPMNLLTGIEGVREGVLLGIRPEHLRVADSGGWQLHVQTVEMLGAERLIYGHLNGPQGPWTILRMNETEAPPAPGQQLHVLPLEDRIHGFDAATGLRIEA
- the ugpE gene encoding sn-glycerol-3-phosphate ABC transporter permease UgpE, with translation MVERRPVLDFVSHAVLILGVAVVAFPVFIAIVMSTQTADQIAGSNPLSLVPGGNIVESYRLALMGGKTHSGSTIAAGWPMLWVSFVVAMVIALGKIAISIISAFAIVYFRFPFRGLVFWTIFITLMLPVEVRIGPTYQVVADLRLINTYAGLTVPLIASATATFLFRQFFLTVPDELAEAARIDGAGPMRFFKDILLPLSKTSMAALFVIQFIYGWNQYLWPLIATTSEDMYPIVLGIKRAIFGEIYVEWNVVMATAILAMLPPAVVVILMQKWFVKGLVDTEK
- the ugpA gene encoding sn-glycerol-3-phosphate ABC transporter permease UgpA; amino-acid sequence: MEKRVRFKSAWLPWLLVAPQMAIVLVFFFWPAGQTLYQSVLQEDAFGASSQFVGWANFEQLWNDPSYLASARTTAVFSILVAVFGICIALLLAVMANRVVRGALVYRTLLIWPYAVAPVVAGLLWLMMFASPWGVISHLLQALGYDWNHLLNSRDAMTLIVIAAVWKQISYNFLFFLAGLQSVPSSVLEAATIDGATPWRRFWTIVFPLLSPTTFFLLVMNVIYAFFDTFAIVDAATHGGPGKDTAILVYRVYYDGFKALDMGGSAAQSAVLMAVVILLTVFQFRFVEKKVQY
- the ugpB gene encoding sn-glycerol-3-phosphate ABC transporter substrate-binding protein UgpB; protein product: MRFKSLALAGAAVLSLGLAGPAHAQTEIQWWHSMGGALGEWVTDLANQFNASQKEYKVVPTFKGSYGESMTAAIAAFRAGNAPDILQVFEVGTATMMYSKGAIKPVAEVMKLANVNFDPKAYVPAVAGYYTAPNGQMLSFPFNSSTAVFYYNKDAFKAAGLDPNKPPKTWPEVALAAGKLKASGHKCPFTTSWISWTQLENFSAWHNVLFSSLNNGFGGLGTRLQVNSPLHLRHFENLAAMAKNGQFVYKGRDNAADATMVSGECAMGTFSAGLLGNLKRNAKFEFGVSTLPYYPDVPGAPQNSVIGGASLWVMSGKKPEVYKGVGKFLAYLSQPEVAAASHQRTGYLPVTKAAYELTEKSGFYKKNPGAEVAVEQMIKKTTDKSRGIRIGNFLQVRTIADEETENIWSGKKTPKEALDAIVKRGNEQLERFQKANGG